Proteins found in one Panthera tigris isolate Pti1 chromosome B3, P.tigris_Pti1_mat1.1, whole genome shotgun sequence genomic segment:
- the PPIP5K1 gene encoding inositol hexakisphosphate and diphosphoinositol-pentakisphosphate kinase 1 isoform X13 has translation MYLQVYTVGPDYAHAEARKSPALDGKVERDSEGKEIRYPVMLTAMEKLVARKVCVAFKQTVCGFDLLRANGHSFVCDVNGFSFVKNSMKYYDDCAKILGNTIMRELAPQFQIPWSIPTEAEDIPIVPTTSGTMMELRCVIAIIRHGDRTPKQKMKMEVTHPRFFSLFEKHGGYKTGKLKLKRPEQLQEVLDITRLLLTELEKEPGGEIEEKTGKLEQLKSVLEMYGHFSGINRKVQLTYYPHGVKATNEGQDPQREALSPSLLLVLKWGGELTPDGRVQAEELGRAFRCMYPGGQGDYAGFPGCGLLRLHSTFRHDLKIYASDEGRVQMTAAAFAKGLLALEGELTPILVQMVKSANMNGLLDSDGDSLSSCQHRVKARLHHILQQDAPFGPEDYDQLAPTGSTSLLNSMAIIQNPVKVCDQVFALIENLTHQIRERMQDPKSVDLQLYHSETLELMLQRWSKLERDFRQKSGRYDISKIPDIYDCVKYDVQHNGSLGLQGTAELLRLSKALADVVIPQEYGISREEKLEIAVGFCLPLLRKILLDLQRTHEDESVNKLHPLYSRGVLSPGRHVRTRLYFTSESHVHSLLSVFRYGGLLDETQDAQWQRALAYLSAISELNYMTQIVIMLYEDNTRDPLSEERFHVELHFSPGVKGVEEEGNAPTGYGFRPASSENEEMKADQGSMENLCPGKASDEPDRALQTSPQPPEGPGLPRRSPLIRNRKAGSMEVMNMQCTGNLDLIPLRGRRRRRSGDLPRPSPAIGLQPRAVSTTHLASCTQVLSETSSSRPGGYRLFSSARPPTEMKQSGLGSQCTGLFSTTVLGGSSSAPNLQDYARSHGKKLPPASLKHRDELLFVPAVKRFSVSFAKHPTNGFEGCSMVPTIYPLETLHNALSLRQVSEFLSSVCQRHTDAQAQASAALFDSMHSNQASDSPFSPPRTLHSPTLQLRQRSEKPPWYSSGPSSTVSSAGPSSPTAVDGNCHFGFSDQPSVSSHMIEEHQGLGMLPGNGEQEFPVEGMQEPIEPSQSSQEPPVETSQPCQKVSEEISQPCQEVPDISQPCQDIPEEFSQPCQEVPVISQPCQKDHDNVNQICQEVPQIHQPCQKASQLCQKISEEACHLCQENPEEVSRPCQEVSVEVGRLAHGFPVGVGGLVQEIGVEVGKPAQEIPEELSESCQFFVEVGRLIQEASAINLLSQDIPEVDKPSQEFPGEDDLQVQEVPEVNQQSWVFPEVTDQLPGEDIPQAQCQSSDPNPQSQSLACNQHSPLPPATCD, from the exons ATGTACCTGCAGGTATATACAGTGGGGCCAGATTATGCCCATGCTGAAGCCAGAAAATCTCCAGCTCTCGATGGGAAGGTCGAACGAGACAGTGAAGGGAAAGAGATTCGATATCCAGTCATGCTGACTGCCATGGAAAAGCTGGTGGCCAGGAAAGTCTGTGTAGCTTTTAAG CaaacagtttgtggttttgaCCTTCTTCGTGCCAATGGTCACTCCTTTGTGTGTGATGTCAATGGCTTCAGTTTTGTCAAGAATTCGATGAAATACTATGATGACTGTGCCAAGATCCTGGG GAACACCATCATGCGGGAGCTTGCTCCACAGTTCCAGATCCCATGGTCCATCCCCACAGAGGCTGAGGACATTCCCATTGTCCCTACCACATCTGGCACTAT GATGGAACTCCGTTGTGTCATTGCAATTATCCGTCATGGAGATCGTACTCCCAAGCAGAAAATGAAGATGGAGGTGACACATCCAAG atttttcagtctgtttgaAAAACATGGTGGCTACAAGACAGGGAAATTAAAACTGAAGCGGCCTGAGCAGCTACAG GAGGTGCTGGACATCACAAGGCTGTTACTGACTGAACTGGAGAAAGAACCAGGTGGTGAGATCGAGGAGAAGACTGGGAAACTAGAGCAGCTGAAGTCTGTGCTGGAGAT GTATGGTCATTTCTCAGGCATCAACCGGAAGGTGCAGTTGACTTACTACCCTCATGGAGTAAAAGCTACTAATGAGGGGCAGG ATCCACAGCGGGAGGCCCTATCCCCTTCTCTGTTGCTGGTACTGAAGTGGGGTGGAGAACTGACTCCTGATGGCCGTGTTCAAGCTGAGGAGCTGGGACGAGCTTTTCGCTGCATGTACCCTGGAGGACAGG GTGACTATGCTGGCTTCCCTGGTTGTGGGCTGCTTCGTCTCCATAGCACTTTCCGCCATGATCTCAAGATCTATGCCTCTGATGAGGGCCGTGTCCAGATGACTGCTGCTGCCTTTGCTAAG GGCCTTCTGGCTCTAGAAGGGGAGCTAACACCCATTTTGGTACAAATGGTGAAGAGTGCCAACATGAATGGGCTACTGGACAGCGATGGCGATTCCTTGAGCAGCTGCCAGCACCGGGTGAAGGCTCGACTGCACCATATTTTGCAACAGGATGCACCCTTTGGTCCTGAGGATTATGATCAG CTCGCTCCCACTGGAAGCACTTCCCTCCTCAACTCCATGGCTATCATCCAGAATCCTGTAAAGGTCTGTGATCAGGTATTTGCCCTGATTGAAAACCTCACTCATCAGATCCGGGAAAGGATGCAGGACCCCAAGTCTGTAG ACCTGCAACTCTACCATAGTGAGACTCTAGAGCTCATGCTACAGCGTTGGAGCAAGCTAGAGCGTGACTTTCGACAGAAGAGTGGGCGCTATGATATCAGTAAGATCCCTGACATCTATGACTGTGTCAAGTATGATGTGCAGCACAATGGGAGTCTGGGACTTCAAGGCACAGCAGAGTTACTACGTCTCTCTAAGGCACTGGCTGATGTGGTCATTCCCCAG GAATACGGGATCAGTCGGGAGGAGAAACTGGAAATTGCTGTGGGCTTCTGTCTTCCACTGTTGCGGAAGATACTACTTGACCTGCAGAGAACCCACGAGGATGAGTCTGTCAACAAGCTGCATCCCCT GTACTCTCGAGGGGTGCTCTCCCCAGGTCGCCATGTTCGAACACGTCTCTATTTCACCAGTGAAAGCCATGTCCATTCCCTACTCAGTGTATTCCGTTATGGGGGACTTCTTGAT GAGACCCAGGATGCACAATGGCAGCGAGCTTTGGCTTATCTTAGTGCCATTTCAGAGCTCAACTATATGACCCAGATTGTCATCATGCTTTATGAGGACAACACACGG GATCCCTTATCAGAGGAGCGGTTCCATGTGGAGCTACACTTCAGCCCTGGAGTGAAAGGTGTTGAGGAAGAAGGCAACGCCCCAACTGGCTATGGATTCCGTCCAGCTTCTTCTGAG AATGAAGAGATGAAAGCAGACCAAGGCAGCATGGAGAACCTGTGCCCAGGGAAGGCATCGGATGAGCCAGACCGGGCATTGCAGACTTCACCTCAGCCCCCTGAGGGCCCTGGCCTCCCAAGGAGATCACCCCTCATTCGTAACCGAAAAGCTGGCTCCATGGAG GTCATGAACATGCAGTGCACGGGGAACCTGGACCTGATCCCCTTGCGGGGACGGCGCCGCAGGAGGTCAGGAGACCTCCCCCGGCCTTCCCCAGCCATCGGCCTACAGCCCCGGGCTGTGTCCACCACTCACCTGGCATCCTGCACACAG GTGCTTTCTGAGACTTCATCCTCGAGGCCTGGTGGCTACCGGCTCTTTTCATCTGCACGGCCACCAACGGAGATGAAGCAGAGTGGCCTAG GCTCACAGTGCACAGGGCTGTTCAGCACCACAGTGCTGGGTGGCTCCTCCAGCGCTCCGAATCTTCAGGACTACGCCCGCAGCCATGGCAAAAAGCTACCACCTGCCAGTCTCAAGCACCGAGATG AGCTCTTGTTTGTCCCGGCCGTAAAACGATTTTCTGTGTCGTTTGCAAAGCATCCGACTAACG GATTTGAAGGGTGTTCCATGGTGCCTACCATATACCCTCTGGAAACACTGCATAATGCCCTTTCCCTGCGTCAAGTGAGTGAATTCCTGAGTAGCGTCTGCCAGCGCCACACTGATGCCCAAGCACAGGCATCTGCAG CCCTCTTTGACTCTATGCACAGCAACCAGGCCTCAGATagcccattttccccaccccgtACTCTGCATTCACCTACCCTACAACTCCGGCAGCGCTCTGAGAAGCCCCCTTGGT ACAGCAGTGGTCCTTCCAGTACTGTGTCCAGTGCTGGTCCTTCCTCCCCTACTGCAGTGGATGGTAACTGCCATTTTGGCTTCAGTGATCAACCTTCTGTAAGTTCACACATGATTGAAGAACATCAAGGCCTTGGGATGCTCCCTGGGAATGGAGAACAAGAGTTCCCCGTTGAAGGGATGCAAGAGCCTATTGAACCAAGCCAGTCTTCACAGGAACCACCTGTGGAAACCAGCCAGCCATGCCAGAAAGTTTCTGAGGAGATCAGTCAGCCATGCCAGGAGGTCCCTGACATCAGCCAGCCATGCCAAGACATCCCTGAAGAGTTTAGCCAGCCATGCCAGGAGGTCCCTGTCATCAGCCAGCCATGCCAGAAGGATCATGATAATGTTAACCAGATATGCCAGGAGGTCCCTCAAATCCACCAGCCATGCCAGAAGGCGAGTCAACTGTGCCAGAAAATCTCTGAGGAAGCTTGCCATCTTTGCCAGGAGAACCCTGAGGAGGTCAGCCGGCCATGCCAGGAGGTCTCTGTGGAGGTTGGCAGGCTGGCCCATGGGTTCCCTGTAGGGGTTGGTGGCCTGGTCCAGGAAATCGGTGTAGAAGTTGGCAAGCCAGCCCAAGAGATCCCTGAGGAGCTCAGCGAGTCATGCCAGTTCTTTGTAGAGGTTGGCAGGCTAATCCAAGAGGCTTCTGCAATCAATCTGTTGTCTCAGGACATTCCTGAGGTAGATAAACCATCCCAAGAGTTTCCTGGGGAGGATGATCTGCAGGTACAGGAGGTCCCTGAGGTTAATCAGCAGTCCTGGGTGTTCCCTGAGGTGACTGACCAGCTGCCTGGAGAGGATATTCCCCAAGCCCAGTGTCAATCTAGTGATCCAAACCCTCAGAGCCAGTCTCTAGCCTGTAACCAGCACTCACCCCTTCCACCAGCAACATGTGATTAA
- the PPIP5K1 gene encoding inositol hexakisphosphate and diphosphoinositol-pentakisphosphate kinase 1 isoform X14, producing MYLQVYTVGPDYAHAEARKSPALDGKVERDSEGKEIRYPVMLTAMEKLVARKVCVAFKQTVCGFDLLRANGHSFVCDVNGFSFVKNSMKYYDDCAKILGNTIMRELAPQFQIPWSIPTEAEDIPIVPTTSGTMMELRCVIAIIRHGDRTPKQKMKMEVTHPRFFSLFEKHGGYKTGKLKLKRPEQLQEVLDITRLLLTELEKEPGGEIEEKTGKLEQLKSVLEMYGHFSGINRKVQLTYYPHGVKATNEGQDPQREALSPSLLLVLKWGGELTPDGRVQAEELGRAFRCMYPGGQGDYAGFPGCGLLRLHSTFRHDLKIYASDEGRVQMTAAAFAKGLLALEGELTPILVQMVKSANMNGLLDSDGDSLSSCQHRVKARLHHILQQDAPFGPEDYDQLAPTGSTSLLNSMAIIQNPVKVCDQVFALIENLTHQIRERMQDPKSVDLQLYHSETLELMLQRWSKLERDFRQKSGRYDISKIPDIYDCVKYDVQHNGSLGLQGTAELLRLSKALADVVIPQEYGISREEKLEIAVGFCLPLLRKILLDLQRTHEDESVNKLHPLYSRGVLSPGRHVRTRLYFTSESHVHSLLSVFRYGGLLDETQDAQWQRALAYLSAISELNYMTQIVIMLYEDNTRDPLSEERFHVELHFSPGVKGVEEEGNAPTGYGFRPASSENEEMKADQGSMENLCPGKASDEPDRALQTSPQPPEGPGLPRRSPLIRNRKAGSMEVLSETSSSRPGGYRLFSSARPPTEMKQSGLGSQCTGLFSTTVLGGSSSAPNLQDYARSHGKKLPPASLKHRDGFEGCSMVPTIYPLETLHNALSLRQVSEFLSSVCQRHTDAQAQASAALFDSMHSNQASDSPFSPPRTLHSPTLQLRQRSEKPPWYSSGPSSTVSSAGPSSPTAVDGNCHFGFSDQPSVSSHMIEEHQGLGMLPGNGEQEFPVEGMQEPIEPSQSSQEPPVETSQPCQKVSEEISQPCQEVPDISQPCQDIPEEFSQPCQEVPVISQPCQKDHDNVNQICQEVPQIHQPCQKASQLCQKISEEACHLCQENPEEVSRPCQEVSVEVGRLAHGFPVGVGGLVQEIGVEVGKPAQEIPEELSESCQFFVEVGRLIQEASAINLLSQDIPEVDKPSQEFPGEDDLQVQEVPEVNQQSWVFPEVTDQLPGEDIPQAQCQSSDPNPQSQSLACNQHSPLPPATCD from the exons ATGTACCTGCAGGTATATACAGTGGGGCCAGATTATGCCCATGCTGAAGCCAGAAAATCTCCAGCTCTCGATGGGAAGGTCGAACGAGACAGTGAAGGGAAAGAGATTCGATATCCAGTCATGCTGACTGCCATGGAAAAGCTGGTGGCCAGGAAAGTCTGTGTAGCTTTTAAG CaaacagtttgtggttttgaCCTTCTTCGTGCCAATGGTCACTCCTTTGTGTGTGATGTCAATGGCTTCAGTTTTGTCAAGAATTCGATGAAATACTATGATGACTGTGCCAAGATCCTGGG GAACACCATCATGCGGGAGCTTGCTCCACAGTTCCAGATCCCATGGTCCATCCCCACAGAGGCTGAGGACATTCCCATTGTCCCTACCACATCTGGCACTAT GATGGAACTCCGTTGTGTCATTGCAATTATCCGTCATGGAGATCGTACTCCCAAGCAGAAAATGAAGATGGAGGTGACACATCCAAG atttttcagtctgtttgaAAAACATGGTGGCTACAAGACAGGGAAATTAAAACTGAAGCGGCCTGAGCAGCTACAG GAGGTGCTGGACATCACAAGGCTGTTACTGACTGAACTGGAGAAAGAACCAGGTGGTGAGATCGAGGAGAAGACTGGGAAACTAGAGCAGCTGAAGTCTGTGCTGGAGAT GTATGGTCATTTCTCAGGCATCAACCGGAAGGTGCAGTTGACTTACTACCCTCATGGAGTAAAAGCTACTAATGAGGGGCAGG ATCCACAGCGGGAGGCCCTATCCCCTTCTCTGTTGCTGGTACTGAAGTGGGGTGGAGAACTGACTCCTGATGGCCGTGTTCAAGCTGAGGAGCTGGGACGAGCTTTTCGCTGCATGTACCCTGGAGGACAGG GTGACTATGCTGGCTTCCCTGGTTGTGGGCTGCTTCGTCTCCATAGCACTTTCCGCCATGATCTCAAGATCTATGCCTCTGATGAGGGCCGTGTCCAGATGACTGCTGCTGCCTTTGCTAAG GGCCTTCTGGCTCTAGAAGGGGAGCTAACACCCATTTTGGTACAAATGGTGAAGAGTGCCAACATGAATGGGCTACTGGACAGCGATGGCGATTCCTTGAGCAGCTGCCAGCACCGGGTGAAGGCTCGACTGCACCATATTTTGCAACAGGATGCACCCTTTGGTCCTGAGGATTATGATCAG CTCGCTCCCACTGGAAGCACTTCCCTCCTCAACTCCATGGCTATCATCCAGAATCCTGTAAAGGTCTGTGATCAGGTATTTGCCCTGATTGAAAACCTCACTCATCAGATCCGGGAAAGGATGCAGGACCCCAAGTCTGTAG ACCTGCAACTCTACCATAGTGAGACTCTAGAGCTCATGCTACAGCGTTGGAGCAAGCTAGAGCGTGACTTTCGACAGAAGAGTGGGCGCTATGATATCAGTAAGATCCCTGACATCTATGACTGTGTCAAGTATGATGTGCAGCACAATGGGAGTCTGGGACTTCAAGGCACAGCAGAGTTACTACGTCTCTCTAAGGCACTGGCTGATGTGGTCATTCCCCAG GAATACGGGATCAGTCGGGAGGAGAAACTGGAAATTGCTGTGGGCTTCTGTCTTCCACTGTTGCGGAAGATACTACTTGACCTGCAGAGAACCCACGAGGATGAGTCTGTCAACAAGCTGCATCCCCT GTACTCTCGAGGGGTGCTCTCCCCAGGTCGCCATGTTCGAACACGTCTCTATTTCACCAGTGAAAGCCATGTCCATTCCCTACTCAGTGTATTCCGTTATGGGGGACTTCTTGAT GAGACCCAGGATGCACAATGGCAGCGAGCTTTGGCTTATCTTAGTGCCATTTCAGAGCTCAACTATATGACCCAGATTGTCATCATGCTTTATGAGGACAACACACGG GATCCCTTATCAGAGGAGCGGTTCCATGTGGAGCTACACTTCAGCCCTGGAGTGAAAGGTGTTGAGGAAGAAGGCAACGCCCCAACTGGCTATGGATTCCGTCCAGCTTCTTCTGAG AATGAAGAGATGAAAGCAGACCAAGGCAGCATGGAGAACCTGTGCCCAGGGAAGGCATCGGATGAGCCAGACCGGGCATTGCAGACTTCACCTCAGCCCCCTGAGGGCCCTGGCCTCCCAAGGAGATCACCCCTCATTCGTAACCGAAAAGCTGGCTCCATGGAG GTGCTTTCTGAGACTTCATCCTCGAGGCCTGGTGGCTACCGGCTCTTTTCATCTGCACGGCCACCAACGGAGATGAAGCAGAGTGGCCTAG GCTCACAGTGCACAGGGCTGTTCAGCACCACAGTGCTGGGTGGCTCCTCCAGCGCTCCGAATCTTCAGGACTACGCCCGCAGCCATGGCAAAAAGCTACCACCTGCCAGTCTCAAGCACCGAGATG GATTTGAAGGGTGTTCCATGGTGCCTACCATATACCCTCTGGAAACACTGCATAATGCCCTTTCCCTGCGTCAAGTGAGTGAATTCCTGAGTAGCGTCTGCCAGCGCCACACTGATGCCCAAGCACAGGCATCTGCAG CCCTCTTTGACTCTATGCACAGCAACCAGGCCTCAGATagcccattttccccaccccgtACTCTGCATTCACCTACCCTACAACTCCGGCAGCGCTCTGAGAAGCCCCCTTGGT ACAGCAGTGGTCCTTCCAGTACTGTGTCCAGTGCTGGTCCTTCCTCCCCTACTGCAGTGGATGGTAACTGCCATTTTGGCTTCAGTGATCAACCTTCTGTAAGTTCACACATGATTGAAGAACATCAAGGCCTTGGGATGCTCCCTGGGAATGGAGAACAAGAGTTCCCCGTTGAAGGGATGCAAGAGCCTATTGAACCAAGCCAGTCTTCACAGGAACCACCTGTGGAAACCAGCCAGCCATGCCAGAAAGTTTCTGAGGAGATCAGTCAGCCATGCCAGGAGGTCCCTGACATCAGCCAGCCATGCCAAGACATCCCTGAAGAGTTTAGCCAGCCATGCCAGGAGGTCCCTGTCATCAGCCAGCCATGCCAGAAGGATCATGATAATGTTAACCAGATATGCCAGGAGGTCCCTCAAATCCACCAGCCATGCCAGAAGGCGAGTCAACTGTGCCAGAAAATCTCTGAGGAAGCTTGCCATCTTTGCCAGGAGAACCCTGAGGAGGTCAGCCGGCCATGCCAGGAGGTCTCTGTGGAGGTTGGCAGGCTGGCCCATGGGTTCCCTGTAGGGGTTGGTGGCCTGGTCCAGGAAATCGGTGTAGAAGTTGGCAAGCCAGCCCAAGAGATCCCTGAGGAGCTCAGCGAGTCATGCCAGTTCTTTGTAGAGGTTGGCAGGCTAATCCAAGAGGCTTCTGCAATCAATCTGTTGTCTCAGGACATTCCTGAGGTAGATAAACCATCCCAAGAGTTTCCTGGGGAGGATGATCTGCAGGTACAGGAGGTCCCTGAGGTTAATCAGCAGTCCTGGGTGTTCCCTGAGGTGACTGACCAGCTGCCTGGAGAGGATATTCCCCAAGCCCAGTGTCAATCTAGTGATCCAAACCCTCAGAGCCAGTCTCTAGCCTGTAACCAGCACTCACCCCTTCCACCAGCAACATGTGATTAA